A section of the Microbacterium sp. MM2322 genome encodes:
- the pgi gene encoding glucose-6-phosphate isomerase, with translation MTNAPIDATTTSAWAELESLKAGFTPDLRGWFASDPERVAKLTHEVADLHVDLSKNLVTEEIVAALVRLAEQTGVAERYAAMLAGEHINTTEDRAVLHTALRRPADAVPGLTVDGQDIDADVQGVLDAMAEFAGRVRTGEFTGITGKKVETVVNIGIGGSDLGPVMISAALEPYADAGISARFVSNIDPFDIASKTKDLDPETTLFIVASKTFTTLETLTNARLARDWLWEGLQSAGAIDGSDEQKKDAVAHHFVAVSTALDKVADFGIDTANAFGFWDWVGGRYSVDSAIGLSLVIEFGADTFRELLAGFHAVDEHVRTTPLAQNVPVLMGLLNVWYTNFLGAQSHAVLPYAQQLSRFAAYLQQLTMESNGKSVRWDGSPVTTDTGEVFWGEPGTNGQHAFYQLIHQGTRLIPADFIAFANPAYALTDGDRDVHGLFLANFLAQTKALAFGKTAEEVEAEGTTGALVAARTFPGNRPTTSIFAPSLTPTVLGELVALYEHITFTQGAIWGINSFDQWGVELGKQLAMQIAPAIEGDSDAFESQDASTKALLGYYRDHRA, from the coding sequence GTGACCAACGCTCCGATCGATGCCACCACCACCTCCGCCTGGGCTGAACTCGAGTCGCTGAAGGCCGGCTTCACCCCCGATCTGCGCGGCTGGTTCGCGTCAGACCCGGAGCGCGTCGCGAAGCTGACGCACGAGGTGGCCGACCTGCACGTCGACCTGTCGAAGAACCTCGTGACCGAGGAGATCGTCGCCGCTCTCGTGCGTCTCGCCGAGCAGACCGGTGTGGCCGAGCGGTACGCCGCGATGCTCGCGGGCGAGCACATCAACACGACCGAGGACCGTGCCGTGCTGCACACTGCGCTCCGTCGTCCCGCCGACGCCGTGCCGGGGCTGACGGTCGACGGCCAGGACATCGACGCCGACGTGCAGGGCGTGCTCGATGCGATGGCGGAGTTCGCCGGCCGGGTTCGCACGGGCGAGTTCACCGGCATCACGGGCAAGAAGGTCGAGACGGTCGTCAACATCGGGATCGGCGGGTCGGACCTCGGCCCCGTCATGATCTCGGCCGCGCTGGAGCCGTACGCGGATGCCGGCATCTCGGCGCGCTTCGTCTCGAACATCGACCCGTTCGACATCGCGTCGAAGACGAAGGACCTCGACCCCGAGACGACGCTGTTCATCGTCGCCTCGAAGACGTTCACGACGCTCGAGACGCTGACCAACGCGCGTCTCGCTCGCGACTGGCTGTGGGAAGGCCTGCAGTCAGCGGGCGCGATCGACGGGAGCGACGAGCAGAAGAAGGATGCCGTCGCCCACCACTTCGTGGCCGTGTCGACCGCGCTCGACAAGGTCGCGGACTTCGGCATCGACACCGCCAACGCCTTCGGGTTCTGGGACTGGGTGGGCGGCCGCTACTCGGTGGACTCCGCGATCGGCCTGTCCCTCGTCATCGAGTTCGGCGCCGACACGTTCCGCGAGCTGCTCGCCGGCTTCCACGCCGTGGATGAGCACGTGCGGACGACGCCGCTGGCGCAGAACGTGCCGGTCCTGATGGGGCTTCTGAACGTCTGGTACACGAACTTCCTCGGTGCGCAGTCGCACGCGGTGCTGCCGTACGCGCAGCAGTTGAGCCGGTTCGCGGCGTACCTGCAGCAGCTGACGATGGAGTCGAACGGCAAGTCGGTGCGCTGGGACGGGTCGCCGGTGACGACGGACACGGGCGAGGTGTTCTGGGGTGAGCCGGGGACGAACGGTCAGCACGCGTTCTACCAGCTGATCCACCAGGGCACGCGGCTGATCCCGGCGGACTTCATCGCGTTCGCGAACCCCGCGTATGCGCTGACCGATGGTGACCGGGACGTGCACGGCCTGTTCCTCGCGAACTTCCTGGCGCAGACGAAGGCGCTGGCCTTCGGCAAGACGGCCGAGGAGGTCGAAGCCGAGGGCACGACCGGCGCGCTGGTGGCGGCGCGGACGTTCCCGGGCAACCGTCCGACGACGTCGATCTTCGCGCCGTCGCTGACGCCGACCGTGCTGGGCGAGCTCGTCGCGTTGTACGAGCACATCACGTTCACGCAGGGCGCGATCTGGGGCATCAACTCGTTCGACCAGTGGGGCGTGGAGCTCGGCAAGCAGCTCGCCATGCAGATCGCGCCGGCGATCGAGGGCGACAGCGACGCGTTCGAGTCGCAGGACGCCTCGACCAAGGCGCTGCTGGGGTACTACCGCGACCACCGGGCCTGA
- the aztA gene encoding zinc ABC transporter ATP-binding protein AztA yields the protein MPQFADLEPVVRLRDVRVDIDGHRALDGVDLDVRAGLLTAVVGANGSGKSTLVSVLAGLRSPTSGTATLRPGTAVALVPQHTADSARLPLSVSDLVAMGRWRERGAFRPLRRIDRTIVADAIDAVGLSAYAARPLGALSGGQRQRAFLAQALAQQADLLLLDEPTAGLDDVSRRAAASALRLATGRGAAVVVVTHDLGELGDVDQVVALAEGRIVPATTESDTRGRRGVNVSSVEG from the coding sequence ATGCCTCAGTTCGCCGACCTCGAGCCCGTCGTCCGCCTCCGCGATGTCCGAGTCGATATCGACGGGCATCGCGCGCTCGACGGCGTCGACCTGGACGTGCGCGCCGGACTGCTGACAGCGGTCGTCGGGGCGAACGGCTCGGGCAAGTCGACACTCGTGTCGGTGCTCGCCGGGCTCCGTTCGCCCACGTCAGGAACCGCGACGCTGCGCCCTGGGACGGCGGTCGCGCTCGTGCCGCAGCACACCGCCGACAGTGCACGGCTGCCGTTGAGCGTCAGCGACCTCGTCGCAATGGGCCGGTGGCGGGAGCGTGGCGCCTTCCGGCCGTTGCGGCGCATCGACCGGACGATCGTGGCCGATGCGATCGACGCCGTCGGGCTCTCGGCGTATGCCGCCCGCCCGCTCGGTGCCCTGTCGGGAGGCCAGCGCCAGCGGGCGTTCCTCGCTCAGGCCCTCGCGCAGCAGGCCGATCTCCTGCTGCTCGACGAGCCGACGGCGGGTCTCGACGACGTGTCGCGGCGAGCCGCGGCATCCGCTCTGCGCCTCGCAACCGGCCGGGGCGCGGCGGTCGTCGTCGTGACACACGACCTCGGCGAGCTCGGTGATGTGGATCAGGTGGTCGCGCTCGCGGAGGGGCGGATCGTCCCCGCGACGACGGAGTCCGACACGCGGGGGCGGAGGGGCGTGAACGTGAGTAGCGTTGAGGGGTGA
- the aztB gene encoding zinc ABC transporter permease AztB codes for MSVLLDPFTVAFVQRALIGGALVAFVCAVVGTWVVLRGMAFLGEAMAHGMLPGIALATLTGFPPVAGAAVSAAAMSVGVGALQRRGRLSADTSIGLLFVASLSLGVIVISASRSFATDASAILFGDILAIEQTDIALLALAVAVTLLVAAAGHRSFVALAVDPRQAQLLGLRPRLAHILLVGLVTLAVVSAYQAVGSLLVVGMLLGPAVAAGAWTRRIVPTMGLAALIGTVAVAVGLLLSWHLGTAAGATVAFTAICSGAVSTGIRALTRTTRPALDERTA; via the coding sequence GTGTCCGTCCTCCTCGACCCCTTCACCGTCGCCTTCGTCCAGCGCGCCCTCATCGGCGGCGCCCTCGTCGCCTTCGTCTGCGCGGTCGTCGGCACCTGGGTCGTTCTCCGCGGCATGGCCTTCCTCGGCGAGGCGATGGCGCACGGGATGCTGCCCGGAATCGCCCTCGCGACCCTCACCGGCTTTCCGCCCGTCGCCGGTGCGGCCGTCAGCGCCGCAGCGATGTCGGTCGGCGTCGGCGCCCTCCAGCGGCGCGGCCGCCTCTCGGCCGACACCAGCATCGGCCTGCTCTTCGTCGCCAGTCTCTCGCTCGGCGTCATCGTCATCTCGGCCTCACGCAGCTTCGCGACGGATGCCTCCGCCATCCTCTTCGGCGACATCCTGGCGATCGAGCAGACCGACATCGCGCTCCTCGCCCTCGCCGTCGCCGTGACCCTGCTGGTCGCCGCTGCCGGGCACCGCTCGTTCGTCGCCCTCGCCGTCGACCCGCGCCAGGCGCAGTTGCTCGGCCTCCGCCCCCGACTCGCGCACATCCTGCTCGTCGGACTCGTGACGCTCGCCGTCGTGTCGGCGTACCAAGCCGTCGGGTCGCTCCTCGTCGTCGGGATGCTGCTCGGTCCGGCCGTCGCCGCGGGCGCCTGGACCCGTCGCATCGTCCCGACGATGGGCCTTGCCGCGCTCATCGGCACCGTCGCCGTCGCCGTGGGGCTGCTCCTGTCCTGGCACCTCGGTACCGCCGCGGGAGCCACCGTCGCGTTCACGGCGATCTGCTCCGGCGCGGTGTCCACCGGCATCCGCGCGCTGACTCGCACCACCCGCCCCGCCCTCGACGAAAGGACCGCATGA
- a CDS encoding metal ABC transporter substrate-binding protein — protein MKRALAAVVVAAVAALTGCAAAGDDRPTVVVTTDLLGDITANLVGDEVDVITLMPRGSDPHSFELSAREAASMRTADLLVSNGLGLEEGVQSHVDAAVADGVPSFVAGDHIEPLDYADSDAVDPHFWTDPTQTARVVEALAPQLAQIDGVEASVVDSAAAAYLGELDELDAEMADTLGAIPAEHRALVTNHHVFGYLARRYDVRILGAAIPGGTTLAAPSASDLKDLVDAIDDAGVTTIFADSSQPDRLVQVLADEAGRDVDVVSLFTESLAPEGSPGSTYLDMMRRNLQSIADGLTP, from the coding sequence ATGAAACGCGCGCTCGCCGCGGTCGTGGTGGCCGCCGTCGCCGCGCTCACCGGATGCGCCGCCGCGGGCGACGACCGGCCCACCGTCGTCGTGACGACCGACCTGCTCGGCGACATCACCGCGAACCTCGTGGGCGACGAGGTCGACGTCATCACCCTCATGCCGCGCGGCAGCGATCCGCACTCGTTCGAGCTGTCGGCACGCGAGGCCGCGAGCATGCGGACCGCCGACCTGCTCGTCTCGAACGGGCTCGGACTCGAAGAGGGCGTGCAGAGTCACGTCGACGCCGCCGTCGCCGACGGGGTCCCCTCGTTCGTCGCGGGTGACCACATCGAGCCGCTCGACTACGCCGACTCGGATGCCGTCGACCCCCACTTCTGGACCGACCCCACACAGACCGCCCGCGTCGTCGAGGCGCTCGCGCCGCAGCTCGCGCAGATCGACGGGGTCGAGGCATCCGTCGTCGACAGCGCAGCCGCCGCCTATCTCGGCGAACTCGACGAGTTGGATGCCGAGATGGCTGACACCCTCGGTGCGATCCCCGCCGAGCATCGGGCGCTCGTCACGAACCATCACGTCTTCGGCTACCTCGCCCGGCGCTATGACGTGCGGATCCTGGGAGCGGCGATCCCGGGTGGGACGACCCTCGCCGCGCCCAGCGCCTCGGACCTCAAAGACCTCGTCGACGCGATCGACGACGCCGGCGTGACGACGATCTTCGCGGACTCCTCGCAGCCCGACCGGCTCGTGCAGGTGCTCGCCGACGAGGCCGGCCGCGACGTCGACGTCGTCTCGCTGTTCACCGAGTCCCTCGCCCCCGAAGGCTCACCGGGCTCCACCTACCTCGACATGATGCGACGCAACCTGCAGAGCATCGCTGACGGCCTCACCCCATGA